One part of the uncultured Celeribacter sp. genome encodes these proteins:
- a CDS encoding urease subunit gamma: MNLTPREKDKLLVSVAAMVARGRLERGVKLNHPEAIALITDFVVEGARDGKMVSELMQSAAHVVTKDMCMDGIAEMIHEVQVEATFPDGTKLVTVHHPIR, translated from the coding sequence ATGAACCTGACCCCACGGGAAAAGGACAAGCTTCTGGTGTCGGTCGCCGCCATGGTCGCCCGCGGACGGCTGGAGCGCGGCGTCAAGCTGAACCACCCCGAGGCGATTGCGCTGATCACGGATTTCGTGGTCGAGGGCGCGCGCGACGGCAAGATGGTGTCTGAACTGATGCAATCGGCGGCCCATGTGGTGACCAAGGACATGTGCATGGACGGCATCGCCGAGATGATCCACGAGGTTCAGGTCGAAGCCACCTTTCCAGATGGCACGAAACTCGTCACCGTTCACCATCCCATTCGCTAA
- a CDS encoding urease accessory protein UreD: protein MRDIPVTPTDSPAPLMQRVRGAASVVMGSRGLKDLHQSGSAKAMLPKVYSPVPEVVFLNTSGGLTAGDELSYSLTAEAGVRLIGTTQTAERAYASVAQGRDAQVHVDLCAGAGADLEWLPQETILFETSRLSRSTRAKIAGDARFLFVESLVLGRAAMGETIDRLHLSDRREVIRAGRMEYLDPLEIDADLLAARDHGVTLNGARAIATLGLFAPGAEDLADSLKRLRQDGVSAGVSGWNGKLLIRAMAQDGYPLRRYVAQVLKQIRGVDVPRVWQM, encoded by the coding sequence ATGCGCGACATCCCTGTGACACCCACCGACAGCCCGGCGCCGCTGATGCAGCGTGTGCGGGGGGCTGCCAGCGTGGTGATGGGGTCGCGCGGGTTGAAGGATTTGCACCAGTCGGGCTCTGCCAAGGCGATGTTGCCCAAGGTCTACAGCCCGGTTCCGGAGGTGGTGTTTCTGAACACTTCGGGCGGGCTGACGGCCGGGGATGAGCTCAGTTACAGCCTGACCGCCGAGGCCGGTGTGCGCCTTATCGGCACCACGCAGACTGCGGAGCGGGCCTATGCTTCGGTGGCGCAGGGGCGTGATGCGCAGGTGCATGTCGATCTGTGCGCAGGGGCCGGGGCCGATCTCGAATGGCTGCCACAGGAAACGATTTTGTTTGAAACCTCGCGTCTCAGCCGCAGCACACGCGCCAAGATCGCCGGGGACGCCCGGTTTCTCTTCGTGGAATCTCTGGTGCTGGGACGGGCGGCGATGGGGGAAACCATTGATCGTCTGCATCTGAGCGACCGGCGCGAGGTGATCCGTGCCGGCCGGATGGAATATCTCGACCCATTGGAAATCGACGCGGATCTTCTGGCCGCGCGAGATCACGGTGTGACCTTGAACGGCGCGCGGGCGATTGCCACCCTTGGGCTGTTTGCGCCGGGGGCCGAAGATCTGGCTGACAGCCTCAAGCGTCTGCGTCAGGATGGTGTCAGCGCAGGTGTGTCGGGCTGGAACGGAAAGCTGTTGATCCGGGCCATGGCCCAGGATGGATATCCGCTGCGCCGCTATGTGGCGCAGGTGTTGAAACAGATCAGGGGCGTGGATGTGCCGCGCGTCTGGCAGATGTGA
- a CDS encoding lysozyme inhibitor LprI family protein yields the protein MIQSEMNFCAYQAWQQADEELNETYGWALGVSENWSLAAQDALRDAQRAWVPYRDAACEAEGFLFEGGSMQPLIVYSCKEHLTRQRTQEMRAVYEMH from the coding sequence ATGATACAGTCCGAAATGAACTTTTGCGCCTATCAGGCCTGGCAGCAGGCCGATGAGGAGCTGAACGAAACTTACGGCTGGGCGCTGGGCGTCAGCGAAAACTGGAGCCTTGCGGCACAAGATGCGCTGCGTGATGCGCAACGTGCCTGGGTGCCCTATCGCGACGCCGCCTGTGAGGCCGAAGGTTTCCTGTTTGAGGGCGGCTCTATGCAGCCCTTGATCGTTTACAGTTGCAAAGAACACCTGACGCGCCAGCGCACCCAAGAGATGCGCGCCGTCTATGAGATGCATTGA
- a CDS encoding urease subunit beta, whose translation MIPGEYFIQEGEIELNAGAEVTVIEVSNTGDRPVQVGSHYHFYETNSALAFDREAARGQRLDIAAGTAVRFEPGQTRAVSLVPLAGTREVFGFNQKVMGAL comes from the coding sequence ATGATCCCCGGAGAATATTTCATCCAAGAGGGCGAAATCGAGTTGAACGCGGGCGCAGAGGTGACCGTGATTGAAGTGTCCAACACCGGTGACCGCCCGGTGCAGGTCGGCTCGCATTATCATTTCTATGAAACCAACAGCGCGCTGGCGTTTGATCGTGAAGCCGCCCGTGGCCAGCGATTGGACATCGCCGCCGGAACCGCGGTGCGTTTCGAGCCGGGCCAGACCCGCGCAGTCAGCCTTGTGCCTTTGGCGGGCACGCGTGAGGTCTTTGGGTTCAACCAAAAGGTCATGGGCGCATTGTGA